The following proteins are encoded in a genomic region of Primulina huaijiensis isolate GDHJ02 chromosome 3, ASM1229523v2, whole genome shotgun sequence:
- the LOC140974093 gene encoding uncharacterized protein isoform X1: protein MSRAKLSTPLPPLSQVTQIVSAKLRNPSALQTINGKPIPNPLYNFLPSTENPNNIVTLVCSSLKKKDCVYWDHLQQKGLFSNFTSLEFSRVLLRCQSDSCTALTFFKWVKKYLGLEPNAHNYSIMIHNLVWSKNFKQAMKLLLELVEMKGNGLSVYKNLISCSNECNRDPVVLDMLIKAYLKKGMVEESFRTFRKMLNLGFVPSLITINCLLNGLSKVDCGEKCWDVYEKLQNIGVHPNACTFNILTHVLCNEGNVDKVNEFLERMEDQGFDPDVVTYNMLIDSYCKTGRLKDAVYLYNIMTTRRVNPDLITFTSLINGLCKGGSVREAHRLFHLMVNREMKPDVFAYNTLVDGYCKQRMMKEVRSLLFDMIGSGIHPDNFTCWIIIKGYHDQDRLISALNLILDITHMGVTVSHDVYLYLILALCKENRPFAAMSLLDQMCQNGGVPSEEIYNELIGSLCRGNFVKEALKLKVEMVSMDMKPNLNSYRGMIRGLCGSNRTVEGQFLMQEMVESGLPPDVEICRTVTNGQCKERNFVEAEKLLKLFAEELQIFDSECYNALVRMLSMEGDLAKLMEFQDRMTKIGFEPNKLTCKYVIDGMRRAMVA, encoded by the coding sequence ATGAGTCGTGCTAAATTAAGTACCCCCTTACCTCCACTTTCTCAAGTGACACAAATTGTTTCCGCAAAACTCAGGAATCCATCTGCTCTGCAAACTATCAACGGCAAACCGATACCCAACCCACTTTACAACTTTCTTCCCAGTACCGAAAATCCAAATAATATTGTGACCCTCGTATGCTCTTCCCTCAAGAAAAAGGATTGTGTCTACTGGGACCATCTTCAACAGAAAGGATTGTTTAGTAATTTCACGAGCCTTGAATTCTCAAGAGTTTTGTTGAGATGCCAGTCTGATTCATGTACAGCACTCACTTTCTTCAAATGGGTAAAAAAATACTTGGGTCTCGAACCAAATGCGCACAATTATTCCATCATGATTCATAATTTGGTGTGGTCTAAAAATTTTAAGCAAGCAATGAAGCTTTTGTTAGAATTGGTGGAAATGAAAGGAAACGGCTTGAGTGTGTACAAGAACTTGATTTCGTGTTCAAATGAATGTAATCGGGACCCTGTTGTACTTGACATGCTCATCAAGGCTTATCTTAAAAAGGGTATGGTTGAAGAAAGTTTTAGAACATTTAGAAAAATGTTAAATCTCGGCTTCGTTCCTAGCCTCATCACTATCAATTGTCTGTTAAATGGGCTTTCTAAGGTTGACTGTGGAGAAAAATGTTGggatgtttatgaaaaactgCAGAATATTGGGGTGCATCCTAATGCGTGCACATTTAATATATTGACTCATGTGTTGTGCAATGAGGGAAATGTGGACAAAGTGAATGAATTCTTGGAGAGGATGGAAGATCAAGGATTTGACCCTGATGTCGTGACTTACAACATGCTTATTGATAGCTATTGCAAGACGGGTAGGTTAAAGGACGCAGTTTATTTGTATAATATAATGACTACGAGAAGAGTAAATCCCGATTTAATCACGTTCACATCCCTGATAAATGGTCTTTGTAAGGGAGGTAGTGTGAGAGAGGCTCATCGGTTGTTCCATTTGATGGTTAATCGCGAGATGAAGCCAGATGTTTTTGCTTATAATACTCTTGTAGATGGATATTGCAAGCAGCGAATGATGAAAGAGGTAAGATCCTTGTTGTTTGACATGATTGGAAGTGGGATTCACCCTGATAACTTCACTTGTTGGATTATCATAAAAGGATACCATGATCAAGATAGGTTGATTTCCGCATTGAATCTTATTTTAGACATCACACACATGGGAGTTACAGTCTCTCATGATGTGTATTTGTATTTGATCCTTGCTTTATGCAAGGAGAACAGGCCATTTGCAGCAATGTCTCTTTTGGATCAGATGTGCCAAAATGGTGGTGTCCCTAGCGAGGAAATCTATAATGAGTTGATTGGTTCTCTTTGTAGAGGTAATTTTGTAAAGGAGGCATTAAAACTGAAAGTGGAGATGGTATCGATGGATATGAAACCGAATCTGAATTCATACAGAGGTATGATTAGAGGTTTGTGTGGATCAAACAGAACCGTGGAGGGACAGTTCTTGATGCAAGAAATGGTTGAATCCGGTTTGCCCCCAGATGTTGAAATTTGTAGAACTGTGACGAATGGGCAATGCAAAGAGAGAAATTTCGTTGAAGCCGAAAAATTGTTGAAACTCTTCGCTGAGGAATTACAAATCTTTGATTCAGAATGTTATAATGCTCTTGTAAGGATGCTCTCCATGGAAGGAGATCTTGCTAAGTTGATGGAGTTCCAAGATAGGATGACAAAAATAGGATTTGAACCAAATAAGCTTACTTGCAAGTATGTTATTGATGGAATGCGGAGAGCTATGGTGGCGTAG
- the LOC140974093 gene encoding uncharacterized protein isoform X2: MSRAKLSTPLPPLSQVTQIVSAKLRNPSALQTINGKPIPNPLYNFLPSTENPNNIVTLVCSSLKKKDCVYWDHLQQKGLFSNFTSLEFSRVLLRCQSDSCTALTFFKWVKKYLGLEPNAHNYSIMIHNLVWSKNFKQAMKLLLELVEMKGNGLSVYKNLISCSNECNRDPVVLDMLIKAYLKKGMVEESFRTFRKMLNLGFVPSLITINCLLNGLSKVDCGEKCWDVYEKLQNIGVHPNACTFNILTHVLCNEGNVDKVNEFLERMEDQGFDPDVVTYNMLIDSYCKTGRLKDAVYLYNIMTTRRVNPDLITFTSLINGLCKGGSVREAHRLFHLMVNREMKPDVFAYNTLVDGYCKQRMMKEVRSLLFDMIGSGIHPDNFTCWIIIKGYHDQDRPFAAMSLLDQMCQNGGVPSEEIYNELIGSLCRGNFVKEALKLKVEMVSMDMKPNLNSYRGMIRGLCGSNRTVEGQFLMQEMVESGLPPDVEICRTVTNGQCKERNFVEAEKLLKLFAEELQIFDSECYNALVRMLSMEGDLAKLMEFQDRMTKIGFEPNKLTCKYVIDGMRRAMVA, encoded by the exons ATGAGTCGTGCTAAATTAAGTACCCCCTTACCTCCACTTTCTCAAGTGACACAAATTGTTTCCGCAAAACTCAGGAATCCATCTGCTCTGCAAACTATCAACGGCAAACCGATACCCAACCCACTTTACAACTTTCTTCCCAGTACCGAAAATCCAAATAATATTGTGACCCTCGTATGCTCTTCCCTCAAGAAAAAGGATTGTGTCTACTGGGACCATCTTCAACAGAAAGGATTGTTTAGTAATTTCACGAGCCTTGAATTCTCAAGAGTTTTGTTGAGATGCCAGTCTGATTCATGTACAGCACTCACTTTCTTCAAATGGGTAAAAAAATACTTGGGTCTCGAACCAAATGCGCACAATTATTCCATCATGATTCATAATTTGGTGTGGTCTAAAAATTTTAAGCAAGCAATGAAGCTTTTGTTAGAATTGGTGGAAATGAAAGGAAACGGCTTGAGTGTGTACAAGAACTTGATTTCGTGTTCAAATGAATGTAATCGGGACCCTGTTGTACTTGACATGCTCATCAAGGCTTATCTTAAAAAGGGTATGGTTGAAGAAAGTTTTAGAACATTTAGAAAAATGTTAAATCTCGGCTTCGTTCCTAGCCTCATCACTATCAATTGTCTGTTAAATGGGCTTTCTAAGGTTGACTGTGGAGAAAAATGTTGggatgtttatgaaaaactgCAGAATATTGGGGTGCATCCTAATGCGTGCACATTTAATATATTGACTCATGTGTTGTGCAATGAGGGAAATGTGGACAAAGTGAATGAATTCTTGGAGAGGATGGAAGATCAAGGATTTGACCCTGATGTCGTGACTTACAACATGCTTATTGATAGCTATTGCAAGACGGGTAGGTTAAAGGACGCAGTTTATTTGTATAATATAATGACTACGAGAAGAGTAAATCCCGATTTAATCACGTTCACATCCCTGATAAATGGTCTTTGTAAGGGAGGTAGTGTGAGAGAGGCTCATCGGTTGTTCCATTTGATGGTTAATCGCGAGATGAAGCCAGATGTTTTTGCTTATAATACTCTTGTAGATGGATATTGCAAGCAGCGAATGATGAAAGAGGTAAGATCCTTGTTGTTTGACATGATTGGAAGTGGGATTCACCCTGATAACTTCACTTGTTGGATTATCATAAAAGGATACCATGATCAAGATAG GCCATTTGCAGCAATGTCTCTTTTGGATCAGATGTGCCAAAATGGTGGTGTCCCTAGCGAGGAAATCTATAATGAGTTGATTGGTTCTCTTTGTAGAGGTAATTTTGTAAAGGAGGCATTAAAACTGAAAGTGGAGATGGTATCGATGGATATGAAACCGAATCTGAATTCATACAGAGGTATGATTAGAGGTTTGTGTGGATCAAACAGAACCGTGGAGGGACAGTTCTTGATGCAAGAAATGGTTGAATCCGGTTTGCCCCCAGATGTTGAAATTTGTAGAACTGTGACGAATGGGCAATGCAAAGAGAGAAATTTCGTTGAAGCCGAAAAATTGTTGAAACTCTTCGCTGAGGAATTACAAATCTTTGATTCAGAATGTTATAATGCTCTTGTAAGGATGCTCTCCATGGAAGGAGATCTTGCTAAGTTGATGGAGTTCCAAGATAGGATGACAAAAATAGGATTTGAACCAAATAAGCTTACTTGCAAGTATGTTATTGATGGAATGCGGAGAGCTATGGTGGCGTAG
- the LOC140974092 gene encoding isopentenyl-diphosphate Delta-isomerase I, with amino-acid sequence MSSITGIRFQSLLPFSSSAASSSSISPSSLPFKSLLLKSASLFRDNSSRPFSVHASSLTNTPSTMSAAAVSADTGMDAVQRRLMFDDECILVDENDRVVGHDTKYNCHLMEKIESENLLHRAFSVFLFNSKYELLLQQRSATKVTFPLVWTNTCCSHPLYRDSELIEENALGVRNAAQRKLLDELGIPAEDVPVGHFTPLGRMLYKAPSDGKWGEHELDYLLFIVREVNVNPNPDEVADVKYVNREELKELLRKADAGEGGLKLSPWFRLVVDNFLMKWWDHVEKGTLKEAADMKTIHKLT; translated from the exons ATGTCCTCCATTACTGGCATTCGGTTCCAAAGTTTGTTACCATTCTCCTCCTCCGctgcttcttcatcttcaatCTCTCCATCTTCGTTGCCATTCAAATCCCTTCTCCTCAAATCGGCATCCCTTTTCAGAGATAATTCCTCAAGGCCCTTTTCGGTCCACGCTTCGTCCCTCACCAACACCCCTTCAACCATGAGTGCTGCTGCTGTTTCCGCTGATACCGGCATGGATGCTGTCCAGAGGCGGCTCATGTTCGACGACGA ATGCATATTGGTTGATGAGAATGATCGGGTTGTTGGCCATGACACCAAATACAATT GCCATCTGATGGAAAAGATCGAATCTGAAAATTTGTTACACAGGGCTTTCAGTGTGTTCTTGTTTAACTCAAAATATGAGTTACTGCTTCAG CAACGATCAGCAACAAAGGTGACGTTTCCTTTGGTGTGGACCAACACCTGCTGCAGTCATCCTCTGTACCGAGATTCCGAGCTTATCGAAGAGAATGCTCTCG gGGTGAGGAACGCTGCTCAGAGAAAGCTCTTGGATGAACTGGGTATTCCTGCTGAAGACGTCCCAGTCGGTCATTTCACTCCGTTGGGTCGTATGCTGTACAAGGCACCATCAGATGGGAAATGGGGAGAGCATGAAC TTGATTATCTTCTCTTCATTGTTCGGGAAGTTAATGTGAACCCAAATCCTGATGAAGTGGCTGATGTAAAGTACGTGAACCGAGAGGAGCTGAAAGAGCTCTTGAGGAAAGCTGATGCGGGCGAGGGGGGACTGAAGCTATCACCATGGTTCAGATTGGTCGTGGACAACTTCTTGATGAAGTGGTGGGATCATGTGGAGAAAGGAACTCTCAAGGAAGCAGCAGACATGAAAACAATTCACAAGTTAACTTAG
- the LOC140974093 gene encoding uncharacterized protein isoform X3 translates to MSRAKLSTPLPPLSQVTQIVSAKLRNPSALQTINGKPIPNPLYNFLPSTENPNNIVTLVCSSLKKKDCVYWDHLQQKGLFSNFTSLEFSRVLLRCQSDSCTALTFFKWVKKYLGLEPNAHNYSIMIHNLVWSKNFKQAMKLLLELVEMKGNGLSVYKNLISCSNECNRDPVVLDMLIKAYLKKGMVEESFRTFRKMLNLGFVPSLITINCLLNGLSKVDCGEKCWDVYEKLQNIGVHPNACTFNILTHVLCNEGNVDKVNEFLERMEDQGFDPDVVTYNMLIDSYCKTDGYCKQRMMKEVRSLLFDMIGSGIHPDNFTCWIIIKGYHDQDRLISALNLILDITHMGVTVSHDVYLYLILALCKENRPFAAMSLLDQMCQNGGVPSEEIYNELIGSLCRGNFVKEALKLKVEMVSMDMKPNLNSYRGMIRGLCGSNRTVEGQFLMQEMVESGLPPDVEICRTVTNGQCKERNFVEAEKLLKLFAEELQIFDSECYNALVRMLSMEGDLAKLMEFQDRMTKIGFEPNKLTCKYVIDGMRRAMVA, encoded by the exons ATGAGTCGTGCTAAATTAAGTACCCCCTTACCTCCACTTTCTCAAGTGACACAAATTGTTTCCGCAAAACTCAGGAATCCATCTGCTCTGCAAACTATCAACGGCAAACCGATACCCAACCCACTTTACAACTTTCTTCCCAGTACCGAAAATCCAAATAATATTGTGACCCTCGTATGCTCTTCCCTCAAGAAAAAGGATTGTGTCTACTGGGACCATCTTCAACAGAAAGGATTGTTTAGTAATTTCACGAGCCTTGAATTCTCAAGAGTTTTGTTGAGATGCCAGTCTGATTCATGTACAGCACTCACTTTCTTCAAATGGGTAAAAAAATACTTGGGTCTCGAACCAAATGCGCACAATTATTCCATCATGATTCATAATTTGGTGTGGTCTAAAAATTTTAAGCAAGCAATGAAGCTTTTGTTAGAATTGGTGGAAATGAAAGGAAACGGCTTGAGTGTGTACAAGAACTTGATTTCGTGTTCAAATGAATGTAATCGGGACCCTGTTGTACTTGACATGCTCATCAAGGCTTATCTTAAAAAGGGTATGGTTGAAGAAAGTTTTAGAACATTTAGAAAAATGTTAAATCTCGGCTTCGTTCCTAGCCTCATCACTATCAATTGTCTGTTAAATGGGCTTTCTAAGGTTGACTGTGGAGAAAAATGTTGggatgtttatgaaaaactgCAGAATATTGGGGTGCATCCTAATGCGTGCACATTTAATATATTGACTCATGTGTTGTGCAATGAGGGAAATGTGGACAAAGTGAATGAATTCTTGGAGAGGATGGAAGATCAAGGATTTGACCCTGATGTCGTGACTTACAACATGCTTATTGATAGCTATTGCAAGACGG ATGGATATTGCAAGCAGCGAATGATGAAAGAGGTAAGATCCTTGTTGTTTGACATGATTGGAAGTGGGATTCACCCTGATAACTTCACTTGTTGGATTATCATAAAAGGATACCATGATCAAGATAGGTTGATTTCCGCATTGAATCTTATTTTAGACATCACACACATGGGAGTTACAGTCTCTCATGATGTGTATTTGTATTTGATCCTTGCTTTATGCAAGGAGAACAGGCCATTTGCAGCAATGTCTCTTTTGGATCAGATGTGCCAAAATGGTGGTGTCCCTAGCGAGGAAATCTATAATGAGTTGATTGGTTCTCTTTGTAGAGGTAATTTTGTAAAGGAGGCATTAAAACTGAAAGTGGAGATGGTATCGATGGATATGAAACCGAATCTGAATTCATACAGAGGTATGATTAGAGGTTTGTGTGGATCAAACAGAACCGTGGAGGGACAGTTCTTGATGCAAGAAATGGTTGAATCCGGTTTGCCCCCAGATGTTGAAATTTGTAGAACTGTGACGAATGGGCAATGCAAAGAGAGAAATTTCGTTGAAGCCGAAAAATTGTTGAAACTCTTCGCTGAGGAATTACAAATCTTTGATTCAGAATGTTATAATGCTCTTGTAAGGATGCTCTCCATGGAAGGAGATCTTGCTAAGTTGATGGAGTTCCAAGATAGGATGACAAAAATAGGATTTGAACCAAATAAGCTTACTTGCAAGTATGTTATTGATGGAATGCGGAGAGCTATGGTGGCGTAG